One segment of Spodoptera frugiperda isolate SF20-4 chromosome 5, AGI-APGP_CSIRO_Sfru_2.0, whole genome shotgun sequence DNA contains the following:
- the LOC118272168 gene encoding uncharacterized protein LOC118272168 yields the protein MTDASGTTKTQATDKEAEESNVSKKDKLSQKEKEIPVVHDQGFFQHSTGDTYDGYFEAKKKDHALKMHGFGVYTTAEGDRYEGHWDQDRFGWNDEVVISYIEGAKYEGTVKDWSYSGKGKYTYPDGSHLQCEFADNCPTGSLRLTDPNGHLWLGKAELGFAWFEPVNHFYDFLETTSATRKRRKLHASSSQMSKKSLRSRSSRQRLAASHSNPKIKR from the exons ATGACTGACGCATCAGGGACCACAAAAACACAAGCCACGGATAAAGAGGCCGAGGAGAGCAATGTGTCGAAGAAAGACAAACTGTCGCAGAAGGAGAAGGAGATACCTGTCGTACACGATCAGGGATTCTTCCAGCATAGCACTGGAGACACATATGATGGATACTTCGAAGCCAAGAAAAAGGATCATGCTCTTAAAATGCATG GGTTTGGCGTTTATACGACAGCTGAAGGTGACCGGTACGAGGGACACTGGGATCAAGATAGATTCGGCTGGAATGACGAGGTTGTAATATCATACATCGAAGGTGCAAAATACGAAGGAACCGTCAAAGATTGGTCTTATTCCGGAAAGGGTAAATATACCTATCCCGATGGAAGTCATCTGCAATGTGAATTTGCAGACAATTGTCCAACAGGCAGCCTGCGGTTGACGGATCCTAATGGACATCTATGGCTGGGTAAGGCTGAACTAGGATTCGCATGGTTCGAACCTGTTAATCACTTTTATGATTTCTTGGAGACGACTAGTGCAACCAGAAAGCGCCGTAAGTTGCATGCATCGTCGTCACAAATGTCCAAGAAATCTTTGCGTAGTAGAAGTAGTAGACAAAGGTTGGCTGCTAGTCATTCAAATCCAAAAATTAAACGTTAA
- the LOC118271629 gene encoding LOW QUALITY PROTEIN: dihydrolipoyllysine-residue acetyltransferase component of pyruvate dehydrogenase complex, mitochondrial (The sequence of the model RefSeq protein was modified relative to this genomic sequence to represent the inferred CDS: inserted 1 base in 1 codon) produces the protein MLRSIFVRNQVLNDALKKSIRSNLSRCMSTELSKRKLSHRVLSAQNKRVSAAPQWTIQIRYYADLPSHSKVNLPALSPTMESGSIINWQKKEGEKLTEGDLLCEIETDKATMGFETPEEGYLAKILIPAGTKGVPVGQLLCIIVGSEADVAAFKDFKDDSQAAAAPAAAAPAPAAAAPPPPPAXPAAAAPPPAAPAAPADSGRVYASPMARRLAEIRNIRLGGQGSGLYGSLKSGDLSDAPAAAAQAFAPPPMPAPGAAFVDIPLSSMRATIAKRLSAAKQTIPHYQLTATVNVEKTIEMRKKVNDKLAAEKAEVKVSMNDFIVKAVAAACKRVPTVNSHWMDSFIRQFSNVDVSVAVATPAGLITPILFNCDSRGIIELSKNMKELAARAREGKLQPQEFQGGTVTVSNLGMYGITMFNAIINPPQSLILACGGLQELVIPDKNEPQGFRLAKFVTFTASADHRVIDGAVGAQWMKAFKENMEDPANMIL, from the exons atgttGCGATCGATTTTTGTACGAAACCAAGTTTTAAACGATGCCTTGAAAAAATCTATACGGTCAAACCTCTCGAGGTGTATGAGCACAGAACTGTCGAAGAGGAAACTTTCTCACAG ggTATTAAGTGCTCAGAACAAGAGAGTATCAGCCGCACCACAATGGACCATCCAGATAAGGTATTATGCCGACCTGCCATCTCACTCAAAGGTGAACTTACCAGCTCTGTCACCGACTATGGAAAGTGGGTCTATTATCAACTGGCAGAAGAAAGAGGGAGAGAAGTTAACTGAAG gTGATCTGCTTTGCGAGATTGAAACAGATAAGGCGACAATGGGTTTTGAAACACCTGAGGAAGGATATCTGGCTAAGATCTTGATCCCAGCCGGAACTAAGGGTGTGCCTGTTGGTCAGCTCCTGTGTATCATTGTTGGAAGCGAGGCTGATGTAGCCGCATTCAAAGATTTCAAGGATGACT CGCAAGCCGCCGCAGCGCCCGCGGCGGCCGCCCCAGCCCCGGCAGCCGCGGCCCCTCCCCCGCCGCCGg gccccgccgccgccgcgcccccTCCCGCGGCCCCCGCTGCACCAGCAGACAGTGGACGGGTGTACGCCAGTCCGATGGCCAGGAGACTGGCAGAGATCAGGAACATCAGGCTTGGTG GACAGGGTTCGGGACTGTACGGTTCGCTGAAGAGTGGGGACTTATCAGATGCTCCGGCCGCGGCAGCGCAGGCCTTCGCCCCGCCGCCCATGCCGGCGCCGGGCGCCGCCTTCGTGGACATCCCGCTGTCCAGCATGCGCGCCACCATCGCCAAGCGACTGTCCGCCGCCAAGCAGACCATCCCTCACTACCAGCTGACGGCTACTGTCAATGTTGAGAAGACTATCGAGATGAGAAAGAAAGTCAACGACAAATTGGCTGCTGAGAAGGCTGAAGTTAAG GTTTCAATGAACGACTTCATTGTAAAGGCGGTTGCCGCGGCTTGCAAGCGCGTACCTACAGTCAACTCGCACTGGATGGACTCTTTCATTAGACA GTTCAGCAATGTAGACGTGAGCGTAGCAGTAGCGACCCCCGCCGGTTTGATCACGCCGATCCTCTTCAACTGCGACTCGCGCGGTATCATCGAGCTCTCCAAGAACATGAAGGAGCTCGCCGCGAGGGCCAGGGAGGGCAAGCTACAGCCTCAGGAGTTCCAGGGAGGCACTGTCACTGTTTCCAACCTTGGAATGTATG GTATCACAATGTTCAACGCAATCATCAATCCTCCCCAGTCGTTAATCCTGGCGTGTGGAGGTCTCCAGGAATTAGTTATCCCTGACAAAAATGAACCCCAAGG ATTCCGTCTGGCCAAATTCGTGACATTCACGGCGTCAGCGGACCACAGAGTTATAGATGGCGCGGTCGGCGCACAATGGATGAAGGCCTTCAAGGAGAACATGGAAGATCCCGCCAACATGATCCTCTGA
- the LOC118272060 gene encoding 60S ribosomal protein L37a — MAKRTKKVGITGKYGTRYGASLRKMVKKMEVTQHAKYTCSFCGKDAMKRSCVGIWSCKRCKRTVAGGAWVFSTTAASSCRSAVRRLREVK; from the exons ATG GCCAAACGCACGAAGAAGGTCGGAATTACTGGCAAATATGGCACACGTTACGGTGCCTCCCTCCGTAAAATGGTCAAAAAAATGGAAGTCACCCAGCACGCAAAATACACTTGCTCGTTCTGCGGTAAG GATGCCATGAAGCGTTCCTGTGTCGGCATCTGGTCATGCAAGCGCTGTAAGAGGACCGTAGCTGGTGGTGCGTGGGTATTCTCCACCACCGCTGCCTCCTCCTGCAGGTCCGCAGTCAGAAGATTGCGTGAGGTCAAGTAA